In a single window of the Longimicrobiaceae bacterium genome:
- the hutI gene encoding imidazolonepropionase, whose product MPEPTPARTLVFVDAAQVAACTGPAASTEWQDPAAVQEGAAVAVEDGRIAAVAPRDELLARYPDAERVDCAGGVLTPGLVDSHTHAVFGRWRADEYVLRCTGVPYMEIARRGGGINASVRDLRARSEDELVEMALPRLREMLLNGTTTAEVKSGYGLSTADELKTLRAVRRLAEMQPVELVPTFLGAHEFPPEHRDRRDAYVDLLVEEMIPAVAEAGLARFCDVFMEPGVFDRAQTERILRAGLDHGLRPKLHADELEGSGGAELAVELGAASADHLGDVSEAGIRALAVSGTVATLLPATLFFLGRPKFAPARALLEAGATVALATDFNPGSSPTPSLPFVMTAACSRMGMSPAEALRAATAGGAAALEIADGRGTLAPGAPADLALWRVQSVAEIPYRLAAPVCAGVWKRGRRVV is encoded by the coding sequence ATGCCCGAGCCGACCCCCGCCCGCACCCTCGTCTTCGTCGATGCCGCGCAGGTCGCCGCCTGCACCGGCCCGGCCGCGTCGACCGAGTGGCAGGACCCGGCCGCCGTCCAGGAGGGCGCCGCCGTCGCGGTGGAGGACGGCCGCATCGCCGCCGTCGCGCCCCGGGACGAGCTGCTCGCGCGCTACCCGGACGCCGAGCGGGTGGACTGCGCCGGCGGCGTGCTGACGCCGGGGCTGGTGGACTCGCACACGCACGCCGTGTTCGGCCGGTGGCGCGCGGACGAGTACGTGCTCCGCTGCACCGGCGTGCCGTACATGGAGATCGCGCGGCGGGGCGGGGGGATCAACGCCTCCGTCCGCGACCTGCGCGCCCGCAGCGAGGACGAGCTGGTGGAGATGGCGCTCCCCCGCCTCCGCGAGATGCTCCTGAACGGCACCACCACCGCCGAGGTGAAGAGCGGCTACGGCCTGAGCACCGCGGACGAGCTGAAGACGCTGCGCGCCGTGCGCCGCCTCGCGGAGATGCAGCCCGTGGAGCTGGTGCCCACCTTCCTGGGCGCGCACGAGTTCCCGCCGGAGCACCGCGACCGGCGGGATGCGTACGTCGACCTGCTGGTGGAGGAGATGATCCCCGCCGTGGCCGAGGCCGGCCTGGCGCGCTTCTGCGACGTGTTCATGGAGCCCGGCGTCTTCGACCGCGCGCAGACCGAGCGGATCCTCCGCGCCGGCCTGGACCACGGCCTCCGCCCCAAGCTCCACGCCGACGAGCTGGAGGGGAGCGGCGGCGCCGAGCTGGCGGTGGAGCTGGGCGCCGCCTCCGCGGACCACCTGGGCGACGTCTCCGAGGCGGGGATCCGCGCGCTCGCCGTGTCCGGCACCGTCGCCACGCTGCTCCCTGCGACCCTGTTCTTCCTGGGGCGGCCGAAGTTCGCCCCGGCGCGCGCGCTGCTGGAGGCGGGCGCCACCGTCGCCCTCGCCACGGACTTCAACCCCGGCTCCTCGCCCACCCCCTCGCTCCCCTTCGTGATGACCGCCGCCTGCTCGCGGATGGGGATGAGCCCCGCCGAGGCGCTGCGGGCCGCCACCGCGGGGGGCGCCGCCGCGCTGGAGATCGCCGACGGGCGTGGAACGCTCGCGCCCGGAGCCCCCGCCGACCTCGCGCTCTGGCGGGTGCAGAGCGTGGCCGAGATCCCCTACCGCCTGGCCGCACCCGTCTGCGCCGGGGTGTGGAAGCGGGGGCGCCGGGTGGTCTGA
- a CDS encoding tetratricopeptide repeat protein → MANVAKLRERARTLEQRDQWKEALDVYLQLVEEAPDEVEVGLWNRIGDLHTRVGQSERAVEAYDRAVDAYADAGLHNNAIALCRKILRIAPARASVYLKLGQISAANGFLADARQNFLEYAARMQRAGQLDASFTALTEFADLSPDDTEVRLLLAEQLLAHDRQPEAVEQLLILRDHHRARGDDGRAEEVQQRILSIDPHADLTSRGRAAAPGAAPEDDFRVSYAEPDAAETDDDPFALEFHGSIEPGLVEPEAEPLPGLDLPVTPDEAGAGEIGALEGLETAEGYSTWGGEEEDAAEDDADADDLPLLDSGLEIEHTALYEPEPPAGGTGAAAEDLPMLDGLPTFDDEDEDEDEDEDEDEDEDEDAGAEPLPFLDLDAGADGDDAFGGGLHVAPEAPPAPRDVVEALRERVAAAPEDTSALHRLVDELEERGRGGEAADALAAAHRELSARGLYREALGAVRSLLARRPDDTAVYQKQVEYAFRVGETDAMVRAYLDLGRHLGTPADDPKARAVYQRVLELDPGNEEARRILEPPAPPAGAAPPAEEYVDLGSLIMEDEPAETTTRFVVDEEEPTGDEDRDFADMLAVFRQKVNENIAAEDSASHYDLGLAFMEMGLVDEAIAQFQVALRGGASPLATLELLGRCFVDKGQSAVAVRVLERALRIPGTTEADLVGVVYQLARCHESLGDAAAARELYERVLAVDIRFRDALTRLESLRASSPGSRF, encoded by the coding sequence ATGGCGAACGTCGCAAAGCTCAGGGAGCGCGCCCGCACCCTCGAACAGCGGGACCAGTGGAAGGAGGCGCTCGACGTCTACCTCCAGCTGGTGGAAGAAGCCCCCGACGAGGTCGAGGTCGGCCTCTGGAACCGCATCGGCGACCTGCACACCCGCGTCGGGCAGTCCGAGCGCGCCGTCGAAGCGTACGACCGCGCGGTGGACGCGTACGCCGACGCCGGGCTGCACAACAATGCCATCGCCCTCTGCCGGAAGATCCTGCGGATCGCCCCCGCGCGCGCCTCCGTGTACCTGAAGCTGGGGCAGATCAGCGCCGCCAACGGGTTCCTGGCCGACGCCCGGCAGAACTTCCTGGAGTACGCCGCGCGGATGCAGCGGGCCGGGCAGCTCGACGCCTCGTTCACCGCGCTCACCGAGTTCGCCGACCTTTCGCCCGACGACACCGAGGTCCGCCTGCTCCTGGCGGAGCAGCTCCTCGCCCACGACCGGCAGCCGGAGGCCGTCGAACAGCTCCTCATCCTCCGCGACCACCACCGCGCCCGCGGCGACGACGGCCGGGCCGAAGAGGTGCAGCAGCGGATTCTCTCCATCGACCCGCACGCCGACCTCACCTCCCGGGGCCGCGCCGCCGCGCCCGGCGCCGCCCCGGAAGACGACTTCCGGGTGAGCTACGCCGAGCCGGACGCCGCGGAGACGGACGACGACCCGTTCGCGCTCGAGTTCCACGGGAGCATCGAGCCCGGCCTCGTCGAGCCCGAAGCGGAGCCGCTCCCCGGGCTGGACCTCCCGGTTACCCCGGACGAAGCGGGCGCCGGGGAGATCGGCGCGCTGGAGGGGCTGGAGACCGCAGAGGGCTACTCCACGTGGGGCGGGGAAGAGGAGGACGCGGCCGAAGACGATGCCGACGCCGACGACCTGCCGCTCCTCGACTCGGGTCTGGAGATCGAGCACACCGCGCTCTACGAGCCGGAGCCCCCCGCCGGTGGCACCGGGGCCGCCGCGGAGGACCTTCCGATGCTGGACGGGCTCCCCACGTTCGACGACGAGGACGAGGACGAGGACGAGGACGAGGACGAGGACGAGGACGAGGACGAAGACGCCGGAGCGGAGCCGCTCCCCTTCCTCGACCTGGACGCCGGAGCGGATGGCGACGACGCGTTCGGGGGCGGCCTCCACGTCGCCCCGGAAGCGCCCCCCGCGCCGCGCGACGTGGTGGAGGCGCTGCGGGAGCGGGTCGCCGCCGCTCCCGAGGACACCTCCGCGCTGCACCGGCTGGTGGACGAGCTGGAGGAGCGCGGGAGGGGAGGCGAGGCCGCGGATGCGCTCGCGGCCGCCCACCGCGAGCTGTCCGCGCGCGGGCTGTACCGGGAAGCGCTCGGCGCCGTCCGCTCGCTCCTGGCGCGCCGCCCCGACGACACGGCCGTCTACCAGAAGCAGGTGGAGTACGCGTTCCGCGTCGGCGAGACCGACGCGATGGTGCGCGCGTACCTGGACCTGGGACGGCACCTCGGCACCCCCGCGGACGACCCCAAGGCGCGCGCCGTGTACCAGCGCGTCCTGGAGCTGGACCCCGGGAACGAGGAGGCCCGGCGCATCCTGGAGCCGCCTGCCCCGCCCGCCGGCGCCGCGCCCCCGGCCGAAGAGTACGTGGACCTGGGCTCGCTGATCATGGAGGACGAGCCGGCGGAGACCACCACCCGCTTCGTCGTGGACGAGGAGGAGCCCACCGGGGACGAGGACCGCGACTTCGCCGACATGCTGGCCGTGTTCCGGCAGAAGGTCAACGAGAACATCGCCGCCGAGGACTCCGCCAGCCACTACGACCTGGGGCTCGCCTTCATGGAGATGGGGCTGGTGGACGAGGCCATCGCCCAGTTCCAGGTGGCGCTGCGCGGCGGAGCCAGCCCGCTGGCCACGCTGGAGCTGCTGGGGCGCTGCTTCGTGGACAAGGGGCAGAGCGCCGTCGCCGTGCGCGTCCTGGAGCGCGCGCTGCGCATCCCGGGGACCACGGAGGCCGACCTGGTGGGCGTCGTCTACCAGCTCGCCCGCTGCCACGAGTCGCTCGGCGACGCGGCGGCTGCACGGGAGCTGTACGAGCGCGTCCTCGCCGTCGACATCCGCTTCCGCGACGCCCTCACCCGGCTGGAGTCGCTCCGCGCCTCCTCTCCCGGCTCACGTTTTTGA